The window ATTTTGTGCAAGTGATCGCAGGAGGGGGTTTCCCGACGGTCGAAAGCCATTTACCGGTGGACCATCATCTAAGACTATTTTTATTTTGCTCCCGTGTCTGTCAGCCAAGAGATGCTTTCCGTCTGGAGCGAAATAAACGACTCCTTTTTCCGCGATTTCACCATCATTTGCAATTTTAAGCGGGAGGGCACTGATTGGGGTCAGCCAACTGATCATTCCCGGTACGAAACCCTCCGAGATATGTTGGACAATGCAAATAGGTGTCGGGAAATCTTTTGGCAGGGAGGTTAAAATTTTCTGGAGGGCTTGCGGTCCCCCGGTTGACGACGCAATGCCAACAATTTGGCGGGTGACGGAACTTATCCTGGGGGCCTTCGGTTTCCGGACGGGAGGCGTTGGCTTATGGGGCGCCGTTTGACCATACCGTCGCACCAGTTTCACCTCAGACATGGCGCGAACCGTGCGAACGAGCTGTTTGCGTTGGTGCTCAAATTCCGCAGCGAACATATCAACCGGTTTTTCAAGAACCGTAAGGGCGCCGG is drawn from Rhodospirillaceae bacterium and contains these coding sequences:
- the cheB gene encoding chemotaxis-specific protein-glutamate methyltransferase CheB, which produces MIRILIVDDSHVVAEALKTILSAESDMEVIGRANNGREAVSMTADLKPDLITMDIEMPELDGVEATRQIMVETPTPIIVVSSHVNDKERNISFHGLEAGALTVLEKPVDMFAAEFEHQRKQLVRTVRAMSEVKLVRRYGQTAPHKPTPPVRKPKAPRISSVTRQIVGIASSTGGPQALQKILTSLPKDFPTPICIVQHISEGFVPGMISWLTPISALPLKIANDGEIAEKGVVYFAPDGKHLLADRHGSKIKIVLDDGPPVNGFRPSGNPLLRSLAQNFGASAVGCILTGMGDDGADGLLELYNSNGHTFVQDEESSIIFGMPGAAVKKGATETCIALDDIASHLINTVYGTLKK